In one Sporomusa sphaeroides DSM 2875 genomic region, the following are encoded:
- the speE gene encoding polyamine aminopropyltransferase, producing the protein MELWFTEYQTENLGLTVRIKETLYTGRSQFQEIAVIDSYEFGRMLVLDGVFQTSIVDEYIYHEMIAHVPLCVHPNPKTVLVIGGGDGGTIREVVKHQSVEVAEMVEIDGTVVEVCKKYLPEISVALNVNHPKLRLTIGDGIKHMQEVENKYDVIIVDCSDPIGPGEGLFTHAFYENVHKALKADGLFVQQTESPFYHQELIKRLQTDISSLFPITRLYLANIPIYPSGLHCFTIGSKQYDPATVDISRIPEIADTRYYNRDIQKSCFSLPNFVRELLK; encoded by the coding sequence ATGGAGTTATGGTTTACAGAATATCAAACTGAAAACCTGGGACTTACCGTCAGGATAAAAGAGACTCTTTATACAGGCCGGTCGCAGTTTCAGGAGATTGCGGTAATCGATTCATACGAATTCGGCCGGATGCTGGTATTAGACGGTGTTTTCCAAACATCCATTGTGGATGAGTATATCTACCATGAAATGATTGCCCATGTGCCGCTATGTGTACATCCTAACCCTAAGACTGTCCTGGTTATCGGTGGTGGTGACGGCGGTACGATTCGTGAAGTGGTTAAGCATCAGTCGGTCGAAGTGGCGGAGATGGTAGAGATTGATGGTACGGTAGTTGAGGTTTGTAAAAAGTATTTACCGGAAATCAGTGTGGCGCTCAATGTAAACCATCCGAAGCTGCGTCTTACAATTGGTGACGGCATTAAGCACATGCAGGAAGTGGAAAACAAATACGATGTCATCATTGTTGATTGTTCTGATCCTATTGGTCCCGGTGAAGGCCTGTTCACCCATGCCTTCTACGAGAATGTACATAAGGCCTTGAAAGCCGATGGCCTGTTTGTACAGCAGACCGAGTCGCCGTTTTATCATCAGGAATTGATAAAACGGCTGCAAACAGATATCTCCTCACTGTTCCCGATCACGCGCCTGTACCTGGCCAATATTCCGATCTACCCGAGCGGCCTGCACTGCTTTACCATCGGTTCCAAGCAGTATGACCCGGCGACAGTCGACATCTCCCGGATACCGGAGATTGCCGATACACGCTACTATAACCGGGATATTCAAAAAAGCTGTTTTTCCCTGCCGAACTTTGTGCGGGAATTATTGAAGTAG
- a CDS encoding TIGR02677 family protein yields MYEQRLKPITEAAYLTAENAWRYRSILRFFYVQHEKLKHYLYPEDIYAYLKQDPYFSEYTEDQLQSDLKQLSDWKNIIPRQETGRVATIEDFKKKKFRYQCTPYTIEMERMVERLLELGQSFGGSLEATLFDRLLAALRRFAEEAGNPDGAQINQAWEDVYSYFRRIVENASDYIAYLKSEKVEERMMNEAFLAYKDAFAEYIRRFILGLQHASYNIETLLKQITPGQFTLAAEKIADYQLSIPRLEEKADRPQLIERCQDQWTSLNEWFFGTSGHDSELLSLERETTETIRRITRFAQRLGERQHAVRSRYRDYLYLAAWFDRLEDIRTAHELSAVLFGTAGIRHIYAEPAESEDMYSLIWDNPPTTVTVKPSVSTYREKLKPGAVVSRTAEKAAARAEYIKEKAQEQALIDRLIDGNRIVIAALGEQAPFIRKTLLNWIGKCMASSTRTTKTETGRQIRLIRLSDRQITLTCPDGKLTLPDLAIEFLA; encoded by the coding sequence ATGTACGAACAACGGCTCAAGCCTATCACGGAAGCGGCCTATCTAACCGCAGAAAATGCCTGGCGTTACCGGAGTATATTACGCTTTTTTTATGTCCAGCACGAAAAACTAAAGCATTACCTGTATCCGGAAGATATCTATGCTTACTTAAAGCAGGATCCGTATTTCAGCGAATATACCGAAGACCAGTTACAGTCTGATTTAAAGCAGCTCAGCGACTGGAAAAACATCATTCCCCGCCAGGAAACCGGACGGGTGGCAACAATTGAAGACTTTAAAAAGAAAAAGTTCCGTTATCAATGCACCCCTTATACCATTGAAATGGAACGGATGGTAGAAAGACTGCTTGAACTGGGACAATCCTTTGGCGGCTCGCTGGAAGCTACGTTGTTTGACAGACTGCTGGCGGCTTTACGGCGCTTTGCCGAAGAGGCCGGCAATCCGGATGGCGCTCAAATCAACCAAGCCTGGGAAGACGTCTACAGCTATTTCCGCAGGATTGTCGAAAACGCCTCCGATTATATCGCCTACCTGAAAAGTGAAAAAGTGGAAGAACGCATGATGAATGAAGCCTTTCTTGCCTATAAAGATGCGTTCGCCGAATACATCAGGCGCTTTATCCTGGGATTGCAGCATGCTTCCTATAATATTGAAACCCTGTTAAAACAAATTACGCCCGGGCAATTCACCCTGGCAGCCGAAAAAATTGCCGACTACCAGCTTAGTATTCCCCGTCTGGAGGAAAAAGCCGACCGCCCGCAGCTTATTGAACGCTGCCAGGACCAATGGACAAGCCTTAACGAATGGTTTTTCGGAACTTCAGGTCATGACAGCGAGCTGCTCTCCCTCGAACGGGAGACCACCGAAACTATCCGCCGGATCACCCGTTTCGCCCAGCGTCTGGGTGAACGGCAGCACGCTGTTCGCAGCCGCTACCGGGATTACCTTTATCTGGCTGCCTGGTTTGACCGTTTAGAGGATATCCGCACTGCCCATGAGCTGTCAGCCGTATTATTCGGCACGGCCGGCATCCGCCACATCTATGCCGAACCTGCCGAAAGCGAAGATATGTACAGCCTCATTTGGGATAATCCGCCGACAACCGTAACCGTAAAACCGAGCGTCAGTACCTACCGTGAGAAGCTCAAACCGGGTGCTGTCGTCAGCCGTACAGCGGAAAAAGCCGCCGCCCGGGCCGAATATATTAAAGAAAAAGCACAGGAACAGGCCTTAATTGACCGGCTCATTGACGGCAACCGCATTGTCATTGCCGCCTTGGGTGAACAAGCGCCGTTTATTCGCAAAACACTGTTAAACTGGATTGGCAAATGCATGGCCAGTTCCACCCGTACCACCAAAACCGAAACAGGCCGGCAGATACGGCTTATCCGGCTGAGCGACCGCCAAATCACCCTCACCTGTCCTGACGGCAAATTAACCTTGCCCGACCTGGCCATTGAATTCTTGGCCTAA
- a CDS encoding TIGR02678 family protein: MASVIEKFDDEDREAALQLLENYWIIRDKTPEVYQLIRRREQALRSYFADKCGFQLIVNRQFIKLEKIPAKPAGWMGFTALQQPRDYALLCCLLAFLEEKNIDEQFLLSDLCESLLAIYPQDEQTGEPKISWESYECRKSLVRVLTMACEYRFVTRVDGDIAGFMNNADSETLFEVPLMSRYLLRSYPKDLCQYSTLEELLASEYADDNELTGRVRKHRVYRELYLTPGYERCEAKEDDFLYLRNMRNRLREDLEDHSLFKFELYKDVAMLTVPGDRRFQLTAFPDRSGISGVMLHFAAVVRNYRPADMAVTGQELTFTPVEFDRLVAKCRKSTGSGWTKEYRDMTLPRLTKELLAALVDWKMARLNPELGLIVLSPLLGRTIGVYPGDYNPERKSGETTENSDEQHK, encoded by the coding sequence ATGGCCAGCGTAATTGAAAAATTTGATGATGAAGACCGGGAAGCCGCACTGCAGCTACTGGAAAATTATTGGATAATCCGCGATAAGACCCCTGAAGTATACCAGCTTATCCGCCGGCGGGAACAAGCGCTCCGCAGCTATTTTGCCGACAAATGCGGGTTTCAGTTAATTGTAAACAGGCAATTTATCAAGCTGGAAAAAATCCCCGCAAAACCGGCCGGCTGGATGGGATTCACCGCTTTGCAGCAGCCGCGTGATTATGCACTGCTCTGCTGTCTGCTGGCTTTTCTTGAGGAAAAGAACATTGACGAACAATTTCTGCTAAGCGACCTGTGTGAAAGCTTGCTGGCCATCTATCCCCAGGATGAGCAAACCGGCGAACCCAAAATCAGCTGGGAAAGCTACGAATGCCGCAAATCCCTGGTACGTGTGCTTACCATGGCATGCGAATACCGGTTCGTAACCAGGGTGGACGGAGATATCGCTGGCTTTATGAATAACGCCGACAGTGAGACCTTATTTGAGGTACCGTTAATGTCCCGCTATCTTTTGCGCTCCTATCCCAAGGATTTATGCCAATACAGCACCCTTGAAGAATTGCTGGCCTCAGAATACGCTGACGACAACGAACTTACAGGACGGGTGCGCAAACACCGCGTCTACCGGGAACTTTACCTGACACCGGGCTATGAACGCTGTGAAGCCAAAGAGGATGACTTTTTGTACCTTAGAAACATGCGTAACCGCCTGCGGGAAGACCTGGAAGATCATAGCCTGTTTAAGTTCGAATTATATAAAGATGTTGCTATGCTCACCGTTCCGGGCGACAGACGCTTTCAACTCACCGCCTTCCCGGACAGGAGCGGCATATCCGGAGTTATGCTGCACTTTGCCGCCGTTGTCCGTAATTACCGGCCAGCCGATATGGCAGTTACCGGGCAGGAACTCACCTTTACTCCGGTAGAATTTGACCGTTTAGTGGCAAAATGCCGCAAATCCACCGGTTCGGGCTGGACTAAAGAATACCGGGACATGACCTTGCCTCGCCTGACCAAAGAACTGCTGGCAGCACTTGTCGACTGGAAGATGGCCAGATTGAATCCTGAACTTGGCCTGATAGTCCTAAGTCCGCTGCTTGGCCGCACAATCGGCGTTTACCCCGGCGACTATAATCCTGAAAGAAAATCAGGAGAAACTACGGAGAATAGTGATGAACAACACAAATAA
- a CDS encoding TIGR02680 family protein: MNNTNKWQMHRAGFLNFWYYDQEDYFFSDGKLLLRGLNGSGKSVTMQSLITVLLDGKIAANRLDPFGSKDRRMEDYLLGEKDVVERDERTGYLYLEYKREHSEQYLTTGIGLKARRGSSLDFWGFVITDNRRIHHDLALAKTEYNADGKPEHIPLTRGELERAIGPQGGFVARSQNEYAALVNKYVFGFASIENYKDLMELLIQLRSPKLSKDFRPSVIHEILTNSLPALSDEELRPLSDTIENMEQTKEQIALLERDQAALGRLIRQYDQYNTFVLAEKAQKKLRADKALAKLERIYLERNKDKAAKTQQLAQEQESKLEYDRELAACQKEKEALDTHDVFKAEKQKYETETTINRQKQKYRDKTEALTRKKQTEQRENLTLRQQQHTLDQAETEMLEVLEELTALAEAAEFTPHTAAAANFEKNYNNNYSFDIWKSETAAHQRRLSTIIDQLRLQAAAKREQQAAAAAAEQAQQAFDTTREKARNTEQAFFNRREELLAQAYEWITRSRDILPVEPEEISLLAQAIQRLYEDTAWQDVLRPAEGAFKRRENMWRRQALELTLQSEQKKSECRNLETELQSWKTKKDPEPVRHPDTLKARAALTAAAIPHLPFYAAVEFNPNVSARERERIESILAEIGLLDALIVPRQAISLLPSELFDRVIHPEPAIMCATLADYLHPTPSAGQEVSATDIDEVLRSIIVNEAGPAPLPADGAAPVVSVSYGAYRSGLIAGQAPGRDTALYIGQEARRQYRLQEMARLEAAITECSQALAALTAEYNTVMSKITELETCLALFPSGQSLDAAYQEWQNSRREAAILEADAARKNAALRENLNKVQALTNQLRDVSAGLKLPLTETAYAAAREQAEKYRTQLNTLELACCNFLNSQSNVELTQKRLTELQTDVDELKGECLVLSEELARLELELKAVTARLAALGAEDIRRRSQEVVARLAELPELIEAAVTAIARLKAEIDSLENQITLLEHERTFIRRLCSCWQQVFAEEAALRLVGQQEEASQELPDAGTIADTYAALLETAELDRDKVGTRLTESYYKENALLTEYRLQLDEILTDTLDLPDIPPVEDQDFFVRHNNELKQITRRKRVTLEYDGRRMTPQSAFQLIDKQISDQKVLLSQQDRELYEEVIMNSIGRIISKRINSAENWVAQMNNLMESLDTSSGLAFSLRWKPLTADDDSQLDTEDLVNLLRADHRLLKEEDMKRVVRHFQSRIEQAKIQSASRADSFQHIVRELLDFRKWFTFTLFYRREGMPKKELTNNVFGKFSGGEKAMAMYTPLFSAACSRYREARADAPRVISLDEAFAGVDENNIREMFALVEQLGFNYIMNSQALWGDYDTVKKLAIYELVRPKNAPYVTLVRYHWDGHTRHLLHDEVM, translated from the coding sequence ATGAACAACACAAATAAATGGCAAATGCATCGCGCCGGATTTCTCAATTTTTGGTACTATGACCAGGAAGACTACTTCTTCTCTGACGGAAAACTGCTGCTTCGGGGACTCAATGGCTCCGGTAAATCGGTTACCATGCAAAGTCTGATTACCGTACTCTTAGACGGTAAAATCGCCGCCAACCGGTTAGACCCTTTCGGTTCCAAAGACCGGCGCATGGAAGACTATCTGTTAGGCGAAAAGGATGTTGTCGAACGCGACGAACGCACCGGCTACCTATACCTGGAGTATAAGCGCGAGCATAGCGAGCAATACCTGACCACCGGTATCGGACTGAAAGCCAGGCGCGGCAGCAGTCTTGATTTCTGGGGCTTTGTCATTACCGATAACCGCCGCATCCACCATGATTTAGCCCTGGCCAAAACAGAATACAATGCCGACGGCAAACCGGAGCACATCCCGCTCACCCGCGGCGAACTGGAGCGGGCGATCGGCCCGCAAGGCGGCTTTGTTGCCCGCAGCCAAAACGAATATGCCGCTCTGGTCAATAAATACGTTTTCGGCTTTGCCTCCATAGAAAACTACAAAGACCTCATGGAACTTTTAATCCAACTACGCAGTCCCAAGCTGTCCAAGGATTTTCGTCCCAGCGTCATTCACGAAATTCTGACAAACTCGCTGCCTGCCCTGTCTGACGAGGAACTGCGTCCGCTCTCTGATACCATTGAGAATATGGAGCAGACAAAGGAGCAGATTGCCCTGCTGGAACGCGACCAGGCAGCCCTGGGACGCCTGATTCGCCAATATGATCAATATAACACCTTCGTCCTTGCCGAAAAGGCCCAGAAAAAACTCAGGGCGGATAAGGCCCTGGCCAAGCTGGAGCGCATTTATCTGGAGCGCAATAAAGACAAAGCAGCAAAAACCCAGCAACTGGCACAAGAGCAGGAAAGCAAACTCGAATATGACCGGGAGCTTGCCGCCTGCCAAAAAGAAAAAGAAGCGTTAGATACCCATGACGTATTTAAGGCCGAAAAGCAAAAATACGAAACCGAAACAACAATAAACCGGCAAAAACAAAAATACCGTGATAAAACAGAGGCACTGACCAGAAAAAAACAGACCGAGCAGCGGGAAAACCTCACCCTCAGGCAACAGCAGCACACACTGGATCAAGCCGAAACTGAAATGCTGGAGGTGCTGGAAGAATTAACAGCCTTGGCGGAAGCAGCCGAGTTCACTCCCCATACGGCAGCGGCTGCCAACTTTGAAAAAAACTATAATAACAATTATTCTTTCGACATCTGGAAAAGTGAAACTGCCGCCCATCAGCGGCGGCTAAGCACCATTATCGACCAGCTCCGCTTACAGGCAGCCGCCAAACGTGAACAGCAGGCAGCCGCTGCAGCGGCCGAACAGGCCCAGCAAGCCTTTGATACCACCCGGGAAAAAGCCCGCAATACCGAACAAGCCTTTTTCAACCGCCGGGAAGAACTATTGGCCCAGGCCTATGAATGGATTACCCGCAGCCGGGACATTCTGCCTGTTGAGCCGGAAGAAATCAGCCTGCTGGCGCAAGCCATACAGCGTCTTTATGAAGATACCGCCTGGCAGGATGTACTAAGACCGGCAGAAGGAGCCTTTAAACGCCGGGAGAACATGTGGCGCAGACAGGCACTGGAACTTACACTTCAAAGTGAGCAAAAAAAGAGCGAATGCCGCAATCTGGAAACCGAGCTTCAGTCCTGGAAAACAAAAAAAGACCCTGAACCGGTGCGTCATCCTGATACCCTCAAGGCCCGTGCGGCTCTGACTGCTGCGGCAATTCCCCATCTGCCCTTTTATGCCGCCGTTGAATTTAATCCTAATGTCTCAGCCCGGGAGCGTGAACGGATTGAATCAATCCTGGCCGAGATCGGGCTGCTTGACGCCTTGATTGTTCCGCGCCAAGCCATCAGCCTGCTACCGTCCGAACTGTTTGACCGGGTCATTCATCCCGAACCGGCCATTATGTGCGCTACCCTTGCCGATTATCTGCATCCGACACCCTCTGCCGGGCAGGAAGTATCGGCCACCGACATTGATGAAGTGCTGCGCAGCATTATTGTCAACGAAGCCGGCCCGGCCCCGTTGCCGGCCGACGGTGCCGCCCCTGTCGTATCGGTCAGCTATGGCGCGTACCGGAGCGGACTTATTGCCGGACAAGCGCCCGGCCGCGATACCGCTTTATACATCGGACAGGAAGCGCGACGGCAATACCGTCTGCAGGAAATGGCCAGACTGGAAGCCGCGATTACAGAATGCTCACAGGCATTGGCGGCATTAACTGCCGAATACAATACGGTTATGAGCAAAATCACTGAACTGGAAACCTGCCTTGCCCTCTTCCCGTCCGGGCAAAGCCTGGACGCAGCCTATCAGGAATGGCAAAATTCCCGGCGGGAAGCCGCCATTCTGGAGGCCGATGCCGCACGGAAAAATGCGGCACTGCGTGAGAACCTAAACAAAGTCCAAGCCCTGACCAATCAGCTAAGAGATGTATCTGCCGGCCTCAAGCTGCCGCTCACCGAAACGGCTTACGCCGCCGCCAGGGAACAGGCCGAAAAATACCGCACCCAATTGAACACCCTTGAGCTGGCCTGCTGCAACTTTCTCAATAGCCAAAGCAATGTCGAACTGACACAAAAGCGTCTGACCGAACTGCAAACCGATGTTGACGAACTAAAAGGCGAATGCCTGGTGCTGTCCGAAGAACTGGCCAGACTGGAGCTGGAATTAAAGGCTGTCACGGCCCGCCTGGCAGCGCTTGGCGCCGAAGATATCCGCCGGCGCAGCCAGGAAGTGGTTGCCCGCCTGGCTGAATTACCTGAACTCATTGAAGCAGCGGTAACTGCCATTGCCCGCCTCAAAGCGGAAATCGACAGCCTGGAAAACCAGATTACCCTGCTCGAACACGAACGGACCTTTATTCGCCGCCTGTGCAGCTGCTGGCAGCAGGTGTTTGCCGAAGAAGCCGCCCTGCGCCTGGTGGGGCAACAAGAGGAAGCAAGCCAGGAACTGCCTGATGCCGGGACAATCGCCGACACCTATGCTGCCCTGCTGGAAACCGCCGAGCTGGACCGCGACAAAGTAGGCACAAGGCTGACAGAAAGCTACTACAAAGAAAACGCCTTACTGACCGAATACCGCCTGCAGCTTGATGAAATACTGACCGACACCCTTGACCTACCTGATATTCCGCCGGTAGAAGACCAGGACTTTTTTGTCCGTCATAACAATGAACTCAAACAAATAACCCGGCGCAAACGGGTTACACTGGAGTATGACGGGCGGAGAATGACGCCCCAGTCTGCATTCCAGCTGATTGATAAGCAAATCTCCGACCAAAAGGTGCTGTTATCGCAGCAGGATAGAGAGCTATATGAAGAAGTTATCATGAACAGCATTGGCCGGATTATCAGCAAACGAATAAACAGTGCTGAAAACTGGGTAGCCCAAATGAACAATTTAATGGAGAGTCTTGATACCTCAAGCGGCCTGGCATTTTCGCTGCGCTGGAAACCGCTCACAGCCGATGACGACAGTCAGCTGGATACCGAAGACCTGGTAAACCTGCTCCGGGCTGACCACCGCCTGTTAAAAGAAGAGGACATGAAACGCGTTGTCCGCCATTTCCAGTCACGCATCGAGCAAGCCAAAATCCAATCCGCTTCCCGCGCCGATTCCTTCCAGCATATTGTCAGAGAACTCCTGGATTTTCGCAAATGGTTTACCTTTACCCTGTTCTACCGCCGGGAGGGTATGCCCAAGAAGGAACTGACAAATAATGTATTTGGCAAGTTCAGCGGCGGTGAAAAAGCCATGGCGATGTATACTCCGCTATTTTCGGCCGCCTGCTCACGCTACCGTGAAGCCAGAGCCGATGCTCCGCGTGTAATCTCGCTGGATGAAGCCTTTGCCGGGGTTGATGAAAATAACATCAGAGAAATGTTTGCTTTAGTCGAACAGCTGGGGTTTAACTACATCATGAACTCACAGGCACTTTGGGGTGACTACGATACAGTAAAAAAACTCGCCATCTATGAGCTGGTCAGACCGAAAAATGCACCCTATGTCACCCTTGTCCGCTATCATTGGGACGGACATACCCGCCATCTGCTCCATGATGAGGTGATGTAA
- a CDS encoding TIGR02679 family protein, with the protein MNTPGTAAAAAAAYFRSRRGFDRLLTLFIKKYQSLGRLAGRITLTKPSPEEVQALAAFFRLNCDNKSSITISFAQFAAALEQTRFAGADILDIFKYYSRAQLMTNQEMSTQAETARCHFINTFISQYNNRHCHTWLNAVYHKASGTRRAQAAYERGAPENQNLFTITLQALSSLPESYERLPLFAGRIAGNPHALDTTAPAGRLFLEALKLLSQQSCRPETKQVSLPSPAEEEAELLYSFHLLRDDLLNFVTCSGLTAFKETAGNNRELPYWREAWHTGAILNVPLRELVTLSQLLPARLPPGRKNVYIVENSGVCSTIIDYFTGKSLPLPPLLCTHGNFKLASWAAIDRLIAGDCLLHYSGDFDPEGLLMADRLLSRHPRQVKLWRYSAADYANCLKNTGEITAISESRCKKLAAITSPVLADMVQVLRSAKQAGYQEALVTTLIQDMLL; encoded by the coding sequence ATGAACACACCCGGCACTGCGGCTGCCGCCGCGGCCGCTTATTTTCGCAGCCGGCGCGGCTTTGACCGCCTGCTTACGCTGTTTATAAAAAAATATCAGTCCTTAGGCCGGCTGGCGGGAAGAATAACCCTGACCAAGCCTTCCCCGGAAGAAGTACAGGCACTGGCGGCCTTTTTCCGGCTTAACTGTGATAACAAATCATCGATTACCATTTCCTTTGCCCAATTTGCAGCGGCACTGGAACAAACCCGTTTTGCCGGTGCCGATATATTGGACATATTCAAATACTACTCCCGGGCACAGCTCATGACCAACCAGGAAATGAGCACCCAGGCGGAGACGGCCAGATGCCATTTTATCAATACATTTATATCCCAGTATAATAACCGGCACTGCCATACCTGGCTAAATGCAGTTTACCACAAAGCGTCTGGCACACGCCGCGCTCAGGCCGCGTACGAGCGGGGAGCGCCTGAGAACCAAAACCTCTTTACCATAACACTGCAGGCACTCAGCAGCCTGCCTGAGAGCTATGAGCGGCTGCCGCTTTTTGCCGGGCGTATTGCCGGTAATCCGCATGCTTTAGATACAACGGCTCCTGCCGGACGCCTTTTTCTCGAAGCGCTCAAACTGCTCAGCCAACAGTCCTGCCGGCCGGAAACCAAGCAAGTATCCTTACCTTCCCCTGCCGAAGAAGAAGCGGAGCTGTTATATTCCTTTCACCTGCTGCGCGACGATTTACTGAACTTTGTTACCTGCTCCGGTCTTACCGCCTTTAAAGAAACTGCCGGAAATAACCGGGAGCTGCCTTACTGGCGGGAAGCCTGGCATACCGGCGCAATCCTTAACGTGCCCCTGCGTGAACTGGTTACCCTCTCGCAGCTGCTCCCTGCCCGGCTCCCGCCCGGCCGGAAGAACGTGTATATTGTTGAAAACTCCGGTGTCTGCTCAACCATCATCGATTATTTTACCGGAAAGTCTCTGCCGTTGCCGCCGCTGCTCTGCACCCACGGCAATTTCAAACTGGCCTCCTGGGCCGCGATCGACAGACTGATAGCAGGTGATTGCCTCCTCCACTACTCCGGAGATTTTGACCCTGAGGGACTTTTAATGGCTGACCGGCTGCTATCGCGCCACCCCAGGCAAGTAAAGCTTTGGCGCTATTCCGCCGCTGACTATGCCAACTGTCTGAAAAACACCGGGGAAATCACCGCAATTAGCGAAAGCAGATGCAAAAAGCTTGCCGCCATTACCAGTCCGGTGCTGGCAGACATGGTTCAGGTACTGCGCTCCGCCAAACAGGCAGGTTATCAGGAAGCACTTGTAACCACACTGATTCAGGATATGCTTTTATAA
- the fliD gene encoding flagellar filament capping protein FliD encodes MAIRTYGLSGSGMDVDQMVKDLMKARRTSYDKVWQQKTQVEWKKKDFNTLYTLTQDFRNKVVFDFRKQSSLQPKAVSSTNDLVVSATANGDAANVTHSLVVKRLAEGVTWTSSGSITDTGNGKSKESLVKQFDGITAGSTLDFKINGKQIEVKVTEETSLNDVVSQINNAGAGVKANYDATLDRFFLYSDTTGAAAGIDFTGSSAAGLNFLGENLKLGSEIVTDPDKQSRSGKDALIVLDGVELTQSANEFQISGVSYNLKSVSATSGTDADGNPIYVSTQINVKADIEKTIANVKAFIEDYNTFLSVYNGELKEDKYRDFMPLTDAQRADLKDSEIAAWEAKAKSGMLRQDPILNQTVNSLRLSFVEPVKGLTGAYRSAVDIGIGTGAYIDSDGKFNAADSKNPGKLYVNEKTLREALEEDPDAVFKIFGTSADTAEDSGVANRLYSQLNTAMSQLKDEAGLPDAVDVQSNLAKRLTSYNDRLTSMMNSLAATEERYYNQFNAMEAALSRLSSQSSWLMQQFSQ; translated from the coding sequence ATGGCAATTCGTACCTATGGTTTAAGCGGTTCCGGCATGGATGTTGACCAAATGGTCAAGGATTTGATGAAAGCGCGCCGGACGTCCTATGATAAAGTATGGCAGCAGAAGACCCAGGTTGAATGGAAAAAGAAGGATTTTAACACCTTATATACACTGACACAGGATTTCCGCAATAAGGTTGTTTTTGATTTCCGCAAGCAGAGCAGTCTCCAGCCTAAGGCGGTTAGCTCTACGAATGATCTGGTGGTTTCGGCCACGGCTAACGGTGATGCTGCCAATGTGACTCATTCGCTGGTAGTAAAGCGATTGGCGGAAGGGGTCACCTGGACAAGCTCCGGGAGTATTACAGACACCGGCAACGGTAAGTCGAAAGAGTCGTTGGTGAAACAGTTTGACGGCATTACTGCCGGAAGTACGCTGGACTTTAAAATTAATGGCAAGCAGATTGAAGTGAAGGTAACGGAGGAAACTTCGTTAAATGATGTTGTCAGCCAGATTAATAATGCCGGTGCCGGTGTTAAAGCCAATTATGATGCTACGCTGGACAGGTTCTTTTTATACTCCGATACGACGGGTGCTGCTGCCGGCATTGATTTCACTGGCAGCAGTGCGGCCGGACTGAATTTCTTAGGCGAGAATCTGAAATTGGGTTCGGAGATAGTAACTGATCCGGATAAACAGAGCAGAAGCGGTAAAGACGCTCTAATAGTTCTGGATGGTGTGGAGCTTACACAGAGCGCTAATGAATTTCAAATCTCAGGTGTTTCCTATAATTTGAAGAGCGTTAGTGCCACGTCAGGCACAGATGCCGACGGCAATCCTATTTATGTTTCCACTCAAATTAATGTTAAAGCAGATATTGAGAAAACAATTGCCAACGTGAAAGCGTTTATTGAGGATTATAATACGTTCCTTTCGGTATATAACGGCGAACTGAAGGAAGATAAATACCGCGATTTTATGCCACTAACCGACGCGCAACGGGCGGATCTGAAGGATAGCGAGATTGCGGCCTGGGAAGCCAAAGCCAAAAGCGGCATGCTGCGGCAGGACCCTATTTTGAACCAGACGGTCAACTCACTTCGATTGAGTTTCGTTGAGCCGGTGAAAGGCTTGACCGGCGCATATCGGAGCGCGGTGGATATTGGGATTGGCACCGGTGCATATATTGATAGTGATGGTAAGTTTAACGCTGCTGATTCTAAAAATCCCGGCAAGTTATATGTTAATGAGAAGACATTAAGAGAAGCTCTGGAAGAGGATCCTGACGCGGTATTTAAAATTTTTGGCACCAGCGCCGATACGGCTGAGGATAGCGGTGTGGCCAACCGGTTATACAGCCAACTGAATACCGCCATGAGCCAGCTAAAAGATGAAGCCGGTTTGCCTGATGCTGTTGATGTTCAAAGCAATCTTGCCAAACGTCTGACATCGTATAATGACCGCCTGACAAGCATGATGAATAGCCTGGCTGCTACTGAGGAACGGTATTATAATCAATTCAATGCTATGGAGGCTGCCTTGTCACGCCTAAGCTCGCAGAGCTCCTGGCTAATGCAGCAGTTTAGTCAGTAA